One Microcoleus sp. FACHB-831 DNA segment encodes these proteins:
- a CDS encoding glutathione S-transferase family protein: protein MLKLYHTPISANSRRVWIALLEKEIEFELVEMKLDGDQFQPEFMDISPFNHIPVLVDDDFSVVESLAILDYLEAKYPTPAMLPNNAKDIATVRMVQMVSVNELLPAMNPLIQQMMGFGELDSQKQEQSKQKVATALNFLENLIGDRSFFGANNLTLADIVAGTAVPWCPSIGVPLDGYPKLNAWCEQLIQRNSWEITQPTPEAIEAFKPRVKELMARLHSK from the coding sequence ATGTTAAAGCTTTATCATACCCCTATTTCTGCAAACTCGCGCCGCGTGTGGATTGCCCTGCTGGAGAAAGAGATTGAGTTTGAATTGGTGGAAATGAAGCTGGATGGCGATCAATTTCAACCAGAGTTTATGGATATCAGTCCTTTCAACCACATTCCTGTTCTGGTGGATGATGACTTTAGTGTAGTCGAATCATTGGCAATCCTTGACTACCTTGAGGCAAAGTATCCTACGCCTGCTATGTTGCCAAATAATGCCAAAGATATAGCAACGGTGCGAATGGTGCAGATGGTGAGTGTAAATGAACTCCTACCTGCTATGAATCCGCTAATTCAGCAAATGATGGGTTTTGGCGAACTAGATTCGCAAAAGCAGGAACAGTCTAAACAGAAAGTAGCGACTGCACTAAATTTTTTGGAAAATTTAATAGGCGACCGCTCTTTTTTTGGTGCTAACAATTTAACTCTAGCGGATATCGTCGCCGGAACTGCTGTTCCCTGGTGTCCTAGCATTGGCGTGCCCTTAGATGGCTATCCAAAACTTAACGCTTGGTGCGAGCAATTAATACAGCGTAATTCTTGGGAAATAACTCAACCCACTCCAGAGGCAATTGAAGCTTTTAAACCTCGCGTTAAGGAGTTAATGGCACGGCTTCATTCTAAATGA